Proteins from a single region of Desulfolutivibrio sulfoxidireducens:
- a CDS encoding glycosyltransferase family 4 protein — MPSWSEVHNGCKVLLALHSSFPHAKSGYAVRSHSIATFLRASGVDSEVYTRPGFPWVEVNAQALPPGRHDELDGVVYHRLPHLAPEQSNCGERYRAMSLNLFARVIRQTGARIVHAASDIENGWPAVMAGRDRGIKSIYEYRGMWHYTRASRIPWFPTTEEYAERHALELETGKQADAVFAISEALRDELAGQGVAAEKITVLPNAVDGARFAPMPPDKELKATLGLAGRKVVGFIGSVTVYEGLERLMDAVLELNAQGANLAMLVVGDGPHSEILGRHHVVYGQHDAIVLAGRVPFADVQRYYSIIDIMAFPRINARVCQCVPPLKPLEAMAMGKPVIVSDVAALCEMVEHEKTGLVCRADDTASLAEHLGRMVDSPRLCAELADNAAQWVREHRDWNVVGQRILRVYEELAG, encoded by the coding sequence ATGCCCTCCTGGTCTGAAGTCCATAACGGCTGCAAGGTTCTCCTGGCGCTGCATAGTTCGTTTCCTCATGCGAAATCAGGCTATGCGGTACGTTCCCACTCCATTGCCACCTTCCTGCGCGCCTCGGGTGTGGATTCGGAGGTGTACACCCGTCCCGGCTTTCCCTGGGTTGAAGTGAATGCGCAGGCATTGCCCCCGGGCAGGCATGACGAACTCGACGGCGTCGTCTATCACCGCCTGCCTCATCTGGCGCCGGAGCAGTCCAACTGCGGCGAGCGCTACCGGGCCATGTCCCTCAACCTGTTCGCGCGGGTCATCCGCCAGACTGGCGCCCGTATCGTGCATGCCGCCTCGGACATTGAAAACGGCTGGCCGGCGGTCATGGCCGGGCGTGACCGCGGCATCAAAAGCATCTATGAATACCGGGGCATGTGGCATTACACGCGGGCCAGCCGCATCCCCTGGTTTCCGACCACGGAAGAGTATGCGGAACGCCATGCCCTGGAACTGGAAACAGGCAAACAGGCCGATGCGGTGTTTGCCATTTCCGAGGCCTTGCGCGATGAACTGGCGGGCCAGGGGGTGGCGGCGGAAAAAATAACCGTGTTGCCCAATGCCGTGGACGGCGCACGCTTTGCCCCCATGCCCCCGGACAAGGAACTCAAGGCCACGCTGGGCCTTGCTGGGCGCAAGGTCGTGGGCTTCATCGGCAGCGTCACCGTGTATGAGGGTCTGGAACGACTCATGGACGCGGTGCTGGAGTTGAATGCGCAGGGGGCGAATCTGGCCATGCTGGTGGTGGGTGATGGCCCGCACAGCGAAATACTCGGTCGCCACCATGTCGTGTACGGACAACATGACGCCATCGTCCTTGCCGGACGCGTGCCCTTTGCGGATGTGCAACGCTATTATTCCATCATCGACATCATGGCCTTCCCGCGTATCAACGCCCGTGTCTGCCAGTGCGTTCCGCCTCTCAAGCCGCTGGAGGCCATGGCCATGGGCAAGCCGGTGATCGTTTCCGATGTGGCCGCCCTGTGTGAGATGGTGGAACACGAAAAAACAGGCCTCGTCTGTCGCGCCGACGACACGGCCAGCCTGGCGGAACACCTGGGACGCATGGTGGACAGCCCTCGCCTGTGCGCCGAACTGGCGGACAACGCCGCCCAGTGGGTGCGTGAACATCGGGACTGGAACGTGGTGGGGCAACGCATCTTGCGGGTGTATGAGGAATTGGCCGGGTGA
- a CDS encoding glycosyltransferase family 2 protein — protein sequence MTTDHARSPSDPILGHPAGLFPELSARLRAKGWLGRQFGYGQFLESLEVDSQPSPPAVSVIVEITRPDPCAVVGLHLLRDQAGCPFQLIMVDNACDSSLAPRLLSLGDARVRLRSPVNTHLARNLGSACAEAPVLVFLSDAVRPQPDILTHYLRCFKEHRPLGARGAISGTEEVPATLFGRFSRVNMPHTWAVDLDENMAVDAGAFYALGGFDETQPQGYGALDISIRLYGLCPDVQRQRHLPSAKAVAGAAFDASWRYTLRQRAWHELNEKYSRALLGYCVFWVETMIQPEQAHALLV from the coding sequence ATGACGACAGACCACGCGCGGTCACCATCCGACCCCATCCTGGGGCATCCTGCCGGGTTGTTCCCGGAACTGTCCGCACGGCTGCGGGCGAAAGGCTGGCTGGGCAGGCAGTTCGGATACGGTCAGTTTTTGGAGAGCCTGGAAGTGGATTCCCAACCGTCCCCGCCGGCAGTCAGCGTCATCGTGGAAATCACCCGGCCCGACCCATGTGCCGTGGTGGGGCTGCACCTGTTGCGGGACCAGGCAGGCTGCCCGTTTCAATTGATCATGGTGGACAACGCCTGTGACTCGTCCCTGGCCCCACGACTTCTGTCTCTGGGAGACGCGCGGGTCCGGCTGCGTTCGCCGGTGAACACCCATCTCGCCCGCAACCTGGGTTCGGCGTGCGCCGAAGCGCCTGTGCTGGTCTTTCTCTCCGACGCGGTGCGGCCGCAACCGGATATCCTGACCCACTATCTGCGCTGCTTCAAGGAGCACAGGCCGCTTGGCGCGCGCGGTGCGATCAGCGGAACCGAGGAAGTGCCCGCCACGCTTTTCGGCCGTTTTTCACGGGTGAACATGCCCCATACCTGGGCTGTGGATCTGGATGAGAATATGGCCGTGGACGCCGGCGCCTTTTACGCCCTGGGGGGTTTTGACGAAACGCAGCCACAGGGATACGGGGCGTTGGACATATCCATCCGCCTGTACGGGCTGTGCCCGGACGTGCAACGCCAACGGCATCTGCCTTCGGCCAAGGCCGTGGCCGGAGCCGCCTTTGACGCGTCGTGGCGCTATACCTTGCGACAAAGGGCATGGCATGAACTCAATGAAAAGTATTCGCGAGCCCTGCTTGGCTATTGCGTCTTCTGGGTGGAAACCATGATTCAACCGGAGCAAGCGCATGCCCTCCTGGTCTGA
- the asnB gene encoding asparagine synthase (glutamine-hydrolyzing), with protein MCGIVGFTGPPRPDILRAMCDALAHRGPDDAGYAQFPEVSLGMRRLAIVDLEGGRQPMANEDGTVVTVFNGEIYNHVAMRSELVRQGHRFATGHSDTECVVHAFEEHGDDWPERCAANGMFGLAIWDARTRRLVLYRDRVGKKPLYYAAIPGGVAFASEIKALLVHPEVSRELDFPALYGYFGHKCIAAPHTAYQAIRQLPPGHLLAFGPETGLGTPRPYWRADFSPPPAPVHEDQAAARVLELLADAVRLRMDCDVSYGAYLSGGMDSSAVATLMSRFSSRPVMTFCLGYEDLTGGQAAGKDADLRFARMVAKRLCTDHHEHIVSAAGFAKDLPDALAAMDEPFSGAISTYFLSSFMRRHITVAVSGDGSDELFASYLPQRLAFPLAAWRTYQAAGRGYAELTPAERAALVPFDNVEGVSFLSRLAACPGDGNAAWREALSVFSHDERRELLSPEFVDAAGETVGKSLYADLAADLTAADALNAQLEIDQRGLLPDQVLPFVDRLSMAHSIEVRCPFLDHRLVEYVNGLPGDQKIRGGVTKYILRRALEGILPAEVIDRPKEGFVQPVYTWMHGPLQKLVASSMDGLPDALFRRRTVACLRDRFLSGERGLEARIWNLVCFSLWFSRHAGNI; from the coding sequence ATGTGCGGCATCGTCGGTTTCACGGGTCCCCCCCGCCCGGACATCCTTCGGGCCATGTGCGACGCCTTGGCGCATCGCGGTCCCGACGACGCCGGGTATGCCCAGTTCCCCGAGGTCTCGCTGGGCATGCGCCGGCTGGCCATCGTCGACCTGGAGGGCGGCCGGCAGCCCATGGCCAACGAGGACGGCACGGTGGTCACGGTCTTTAACGGCGAGATTTACAATCACGTGGCCATGCGGTCCGAACTGGTCCGGCAAGGGCACCGGTTCGCCACCGGGCACAGCGACACGGAATGCGTGGTGCACGCCTTCGAGGAGCATGGCGACGACTGGCCCGAGCGGTGCGCCGCCAACGGCATGTTCGGCCTGGCCATCTGGGACGCGCGGACGCGCCGGCTTGTGCTCTACCGCGACCGGGTGGGCAAGAAGCCCCTGTACTATGCGGCCATCCCCGGGGGAGTGGCCTTCGCCTCGGAGATCAAGGCCCTGCTCGTCCATCCGGAGGTGTCCCGGGAGCTCGATTTCCCGGCCCTGTACGGCTATTTCGGCCACAAATGCATTGCCGCGCCGCACACGGCCTACCAGGCGATCCGGCAGCTTCCGCCCGGCCACCTTCTGGCTTTTGGCCCGGAGACGGGCCTGGGGACGCCCCGGCCCTATTGGCGGGCCGACTTTTCCCCGCCGCCCGCCCCGGTCCACGAGGACCAGGCCGCCGCCCGGGTCCTGGAACTGCTCGCCGACGCCGTGCGCCTGCGCATGGACTGCGACGTCTCGTATGGGGCCTACCTGTCCGGGGGCATGGACTCGTCGGCCGTGGCCACGCTCATGAGCCGGTTCTCCTCCCGGCCGGTGATGACCTTCTGCCTGGGCTACGAGGACCTCACGGGCGGCCAGGCCGCCGGCAAGGACGCGGATCTGCGCTTCGCCCGGATGGTCGCCAAGCGCCTTTGCACGGACCACCACGAGCACATCGTGTCCGCCGCCGGTTTCGCGAAGGATCTGCCCGACGCCCTGGCGGCCATGGATGAACCGTTTTCCGGGGCCATCTCCACCTATTTCCTGTCCTCGTTCATGCGCCGGCACATCACCGTGGCCGTGTCCGGCGACGGCTCGGACGAGCTCTTCGCCAGCTATCTGCCCCAGCGCCTGGCCTTTCCCCTGGCCGCCTGGCGCACATACCAGGCTGCCGGTCGCGGCTACGCGGAACTGACGCCGGCCGAGCGGGCGGCCCTTGTCCCTTTTGACAACGTCGAGGGGGTGTCGTTTCTTTCCCGGTTGGCCGCCTGTCCCGGAGACGGGAACGCCGCATGGAGGGAAGCGCTTTCCGTTTTTTCACACGACGAACGCAGGGAACTGCTTTCCCCGGAATTTGTGGATGCCGCCGGCGAGACAGTGGGGAAAAGCCTCTACGCGGACCTGGCGGCGGACCTCACGGCCGCCGATGCGCTCAACGCCCAGCTCGAGATCGACCAGCGGGGCCTTTTGCCCGACCAGGTGCTGCCCTTTGTCGACCGGCTGTCCATGGCCCATTCCATCGAGGTGCGGTGCCCGTTTCTGGACCACCGGCTGGTCGAATACGTCAACGGGTTGCCGGGGGACCAAAAGATCAGGGGCGGGGTCACGAAATATATCCTGCGCCGCGCCCTCGAAGGGATCTTGCCCGCCGAGGTGATCGACAGACCCAAGGAGGGCTTCGTGCAGCCCGTCTACACCTGGATGCACGGGCCGTTGCAAAAACTGGTGGCGTCCTCTATGGATGGCCTGCCGGATGCCTTGTTTCGACGCCGCACCGTGGCCTGCCTGCGGGACAGATTTCTGTCCGGGGAACGGGGATTGGAGGCCAGGATCTGGAATCTGGTCTGTTTTTCCTTATGGTTTTCACGCCATGCGGGCAACATATAA
- a CDS encoding GNAT family N-acetyltransferase has translation MDNESRVVLVPLDREHLDASRRWANDPVLNRAMLRALPASESGQERWYAGIADNPEKMVFAVIWRADGRHIGNTGLYGIDWLHRRADFWILIGEADYRGQGVGSEVTARMRRFAFDNLGLNRLCLRVDPDNAAAVALYASQGFVREGVLRQDSYIEGRFRDILIMSQLKREYEQQKRH, from the coding sequence GTGGATAACGAAAGCCGCGTTGTGCTTGTTCCCCTGGATCGCGAGCACCTCGACGCCAGCCGGCGCTGGGCCAACGATCCAGTCCTCAACAGGGCCATGCTGCGCGCGTTGCCGGCCAGCGAAAGCGGCCAGGAACGCTGGTACGCCGGCATTGCGGACAACCCGGAAAAAATGGTCTTCGCCGTCATCTGGCGGGCGGACGGCCGACACATCGGCAACACCGGACTCTACGGCATCGATTGGCTCCATCGCCGGGCGGACTTCTGGATTCTCATCGGCGAGGCGGACTATCGCGGCCAGGGAGTCGGCTCCGAGGTCACGGCCCGGATGCGCCGGTTCGCCTTCGACAACCTGGGCCTGAACCGCCTGTGCCTGCGGGTGGACCCGGACAACGCCGCGGCCGTGGCCCTGTACGCCAGCCAGGGATTCGTGCGCGAGGGCGTCCTGCGCCAGGACTCCTACATCGAGGGACGCTTCAGGGACATCCTGATCATGTCCCAACTCAAAAGGGAATATGAACAGCAAAAGCGACATTAA
- a CDS encoding radical SAM/SPASM domain-containing protein yields the protein MNSKSDIKKVTRIEEARGFPAVILLDNTNACNLRCSMCDHVNMKHHRPLARMDYGLYTRLVDEIALERPDARVWEIFFGEPFLCPDMAERIRYAKDRGLTDVVLNSNGVLMSERKARAVIEAGLDAIYVGIDASTAGTYAKIRVGGNFDRAVANVLGYRDLLAAHGRPDQKLFVQFVVSEPNESEVEAFRAFWNSHGVNVKIRPKVSWAGLVSAENLNDNEDVPRKPCYWLMRTINICADGRVALCSVDVHCRVPCGDATSTSIKDLWAGRLADFRRMHREGRFDQLPAMCRDCRDWQSAYAEYHAPGASGSK from the coding sequence ATGAACAGCAAAAGCGACATTAAAAAGGTCACCCGGATCGAGGAGGCGCGGGGATTTCCGGCGGTCATCCTGCTGGACAACACCAATGCCTGCAATTTGCGCTGCTCCATGTGCGACCACGTGAACATGAAGCACCACCGCCCCCTGGCCCGGATGGACTACGGCCTGTACACGAGGCTTGTGGACGAGATCGCCCTGGAGCGCCCGGACGCCCGGGTATGGGAGATCTTTTTCGGCGAGCCCTTCCTGTGTCCGGACATGGCCGAGCGCATCCGCTACGCCAAGGACCGGGGGCTGACGGACGTGGTGCTCAACAGCAACGGCGTGCTGATGTCCGAACGCAAGGCCCGGGCCGTGATCGAGGCCGGCCTCGACGCCATCTATGTGGGCATCGACGCCTCCACGGCCGGGACCTACGCGAAGATCCGCGTCGGCGGCAATTTCGACCGGGCCGTGGCCAATGTCCTTGGCTATCGCGACCTTCTGGCCGCGCATGGCCGCCCGGACCAAAAACTTTTCGTGCAGTTCGTGGTTTCCGAGCCAAACGAAAGCGAGGTGGAGGCGTTCCGGGCCTTTTGGAACAGCCACGGGGTCAATGTGAAAATCCGGCCCAAGGTCAGTTGGGCCGGCCTGGTCTCGGCCGAAAACCTGAACGACAACGAGGACGTGCCCCGCAAACCCTGCTACTGGCTCATGCGCACCATCAACATCTGCGCCGACGGCCGGGTGGCCCTGTGCTCCGTGGACGTGCACTGCCGCGTGCCCTGCGGCGACGCCACGAGCACGAGCATCAAGGACCTATGGGCCGGCCGGTTGGCCGATTTCCGGCGCATGCATCGGGAAGGCCGCTTTGACCAATTGCCGGCCATGTGCCGCGACTGTCGCGACTGGCAGTCGGCCTACGCCGAATACCACGCCCCGGGCGCGTCCGGTTCAAAATGA
- a CDS encoding methyltransferase domain-containing protein, with protein sequence MNGDDAKARAVILARVVDREPIRRQGEAWVFLDAPAASSAASRSAFDALRERLKGLGSLYPLLVAIFSPVLPSRAYTRALAATLARHAPGAAVLNLGSGPGRTLRRKDVVNVDMFPLPGVDMAADLASLPIRSGSVDLALSIAVLEHVPDPGRLGAEMVRILRPGGEIVCFVPFLQPFHAAPDDYSRLTLPGLRHLFQGLEIVSTGIGSGPVSALLWTAQHVAAMLLSLGSSRAYFLLLPLVMVATWPVKFLDFFLERHPRAADAAGGFFLVAKKP encoded by the coding sequence ATGAACGGCGACGACGCCAAGGCCAGGGCGGTCATCCTCGCCAGGGTGGTCGACCGGGAGCCGATACGCCGCCAGGGGGAGGCCTGGGTCTTCCTCGACGCCCCGGCCGCGTCGTCGGCCGCGTCGCGAAGCGCCTTCGACGCCCTGCGCGAACGCCTCAAGGGCCTGGGGAGCCTCTATCCCCTGCTGGTGGCCATCTTTTCCCCGGTTCTGCCCTCGCGGGCCTACACCCGGGCCCTGGCCGCCACGCTGGCCCGCCATGCCCCGGGCGCGGCCGTTTTGAATCTGGGCAGCGGTCCGGGACGGACGCTTCGGCGCAAGGACGTGGTCAACGTGGACATGTTTCCCCTGCCCGGCGTGGACATGGCCGCCGATCTGGCCAGCCTGCCGATCCGGTCCGGCAGCGTGGATCTGGCCTTGTCCATCGCGGTCCTGGAGCACGTGCCCGACCCCGGCCGGCTAGGGGCGGAAATGGTCCGCATCCTGCGCCCGGGGGGGGAGATCGTCTGCTTCGTGCCTTTTTTGCAGCCCTTTCACGCCGCCCCGGACGATTATTCGCGCCTGACCCTGCCGGGACTGCGACATCTTTTCCAGGGCCTGGAGATCGTATCCACGGGCATCGGGTCCGGCCCGGTCTCGGCCCTCTTGTGGACCGCCCAGCATGTGGCGGCCATGCTGCTCTCCCTCGGGTCGTCCCGGGCCTACTTTCTGCTTTTGCCCCTGGTCATGGTCGCCACGTGGCCGGTGAAGTTTCTGGACTTCTTCCTTGAACGTCATCCCCGGGCCGCGGATGCGGCCGGGGGTTTTTTCCTGGTGGCGAAAAAGCCATGA